The nucleotide sequence GTCCCAATAGTCGGGAGCGAACGGCGTGAACGCGAGAGCGCGGCTCCCACCCGTTATTTTCCCTTCGGAGTTTTGCTTCGATTTCTGCTTATTGCGGTCCAGTATCGTGGAATAGGTCGGGCAGGCATCTCGAAGATCCGAATACGCCGCGAGGACGGCACCGTTCACCGTTCCTTCGCGCGTCTGCGCGACTTCTACCTTCCTCACATTCGGCTTTTCGGCCATTCCGAAGAACGACAACGTATGCTGCCAGGCCTGATCGGAATCGTTGTCGTTTTCCTGTCTGCGCGCGACTTCTCGCTTCCCTTTGTCGACGAAGGAGTGCGAGCCGGCCGACTCGAACTTCACATAGATCCGCCGCTCTCCCTTATCGGTGACGTACGGATGCCAAAGCACGGTGTTCATGTCGCCCGGGAAGCCGCCGGGGATGTCGAGCCCGCGTCCTTGGGAACCCGCTTGCTGTTGTTGCGGCCGGAGATGGCTCGACTTGCGCGGGTAGGAGTCCGGGCAATTGTCGAAGAATTTCGCCAAGTTGCCGTTAGGATCGTCGAGCGTCATCGCCCCTTCTTGATACGGCTCTCCGAGTTTCGTTTGAGCCATGCCTTTGAGATACCAACAGAGGTCGACGACGCTTTCCTTCGTCGGAGCCGAGCTATCGTAAGGTGGCAGGCCCGACAGCGCACCGGACGCAAGCCCCGCCCCACGGCACACTTTCTGCCGAACTTCTTGAATCTTCTCGTCTCGCTGTCGCTTTTCCAAATTGTCGAGCCCGGGCACATCGAAGATGAAGATTCCCGCATCGTCCGGCAGGGTAGGCAAGCGCCGCTTGGCGAGGGCATCTTGAGCTCGGCTTTCCAAACTTCGACACGTTTTCTTCAGTGCCTCGAGCTGCTTCATGTCGGGCAACGCTTGCTGTTCGAATTGTCCGACAAGGTCCGACAGACGCTTATACTCTTGCGCCAGCACCATGAGCGCACGGCGGTCGACTCCGCAATCCTGAGCGAAGCGAATCGTCTTAGCGAGTTGCTTCAAAGCGATATCGATCTTGCCGATGCGGATGCGGGCATCTTTTTTTTCGACGACCGAGTGGACGCCGAACGCATTCTTAAACGCTTCCAGAGCTTCTTCATCGGAGACAAGCGGCGACATGGGAAGTTTCCTCTACTGAGATGTGCGTTATTGAAATTGAGAGCGATCGCCGACCGTAAGCGGCCGGCTACGATCGAGCGGCTTCGGCTCTAGCCGGCCGTGATGAAGCTCAAGCCGCGCTCCAGGGCGTCGAATCCGGGCTCGAGCGTTTGACGAATCGTCACGTTGATGCCGAACGGGTTCTCTTCACACGCCTGAACCTTGGGGCTCGTCTCGATATGCTTGCGAAACGCGACTAACAAGTTCTGCACCCGTTTCGCAGCCGTCTTCAATCGGTCGGGCCCGGTGGCATCGAGTTCCATCAATGCGGCGCGGAGCGGCACGAGATGCTGCTGCGTCACCGCGTTCAAGCCGAACGCCCCGATTTCCGGTAGGTCTTCGTCTTCGGAATCGACGAGCACGTTTTGCAATTCCGTCATCTGGTCTCGTACCTCGGCGACGGCTGCGTCCCAGGCTTCCCGCGCGAGCGACCACGGTTCGCGGAATACCGCGGCTTTCTCCGGATCTACTGCGCCGAGCGACTTCAAAAGCTTGTCCAAGAGTCCGATTACTTGCTCCCCTTCTTCGTAACGACCCGCCTTCAAGCATTGGTCCACCGCCAGCTTCAACTTGTCGATCTCTTCTCTTCGCTCCGGATACGCCCGCAAGGCCTGCGTTAGATCCGGGCCGAGGTAGCGCAGCGCCGCGGCGAGCTTCCGGTCGGGTGCGGTCACCGGCATTGCCGCAGGCGGCAGCGGAGGACCGGACGAACTCGGCGCGGGTCCGCCCAACAGCTCTTCGATCCGATCCAGAGCTTGGTTTCCTTTGCCGAACGCTCGCTCTTTGGCGATCGTCGGCAGCTCACCGGCAATTTGTTTCGCTTCGGCCCCCTCGGGCGTTCCTTCGGCGACCAAGTCATCGAGCTCCGGCTTCAGCGCTTTCAGTCGGGCCGTGAAACGGAGCATCTCGCCATCTTGCGGCGGCAGAGGGGGAGCAGGAGGAATCGTTCCGTTCGAGCCGGTCGATTTCGTTCCGCTCGAAAGATTGCCGAGCAAGCTTTCCAACGCTCCGAGCTTCTTCACCGCTTCGTCGTCTTGGTCTTGATCGAGGTGCCGAGCGATCTCGTCGCACAGCGTCTTGAGCTCGGCCGCGCGGTCGGGATGCGCGGCGCCGGCCGTCGTCGAGGCATCGCGCAATTTGAGATAGCGCTGCACGAGCAGGTCGTCTTCGTCGAGCACCGGCGGGTGCGACGCGACCAGCTCGAAATCGGGCTTAAACTTGAAGCCGGCATCTTCGAGAAACTGCTTCAACACGAGCGGCTTCACCGGCTCTTTGTCGAAGCCGTCGGAAGCCGCCAGTTTAAAAACGATGTCCGGTCCAGGGCCTTGAACGACGCCGTAATAGACCTGTCCGGTGCCCGCTTCCTTGGCTTGCTTCTTATATTTTTCGACGCTCCCCTTCTTGTACACGACGAGGCTGACGATCGACACGCCTTTGCAAAGCATCACGAATTTACGCGATTTTCCCTTCCGAACCTGCTCCAGTTCGGCGTGGCTATCTTTGTCCAGCGACGGAGCGTTATCGTTGTTGGGCATAGGTGCGATCCTCAGATGTGGTTTTGCGTCGACCCGGAAACGACATCATACCGGTGTCGTGTGCGATTTCCATAAATTTGCGAGAAGTCGCCGAGCGGCCGGCAACGATTCGTTCCCCCATCTATCGTGGGTTGAGTTGCATAACCTTCGGCAGCCGATACGGCCGCTAGCCTCGCGCCGGAATGCCTGCTAACCTTCCCGCTGGAGCAGATGGAAAGCAGCAAAAGGAGCTAGACGTGGAAATACGCCCTGAGGATTTGTTTCATCGCTGCACGGCGTGCGGCGGCGACGGAATCATTTCGCCGCCTCAACCTGCGGAGGTTGCGCCTGTGGTCGAAATCGGCAGGAAGTGCGATCGATGCGGCGGCAAGGGGATGATGCTTACGGACTCCGGAACGGTCCTCAAAGCACTCTTTCAAATGTTGCAAGACGGAAAGATCTGAGACCTCGCGCTGCCCTGTCAGCTACCCGTGCAGTTACTCGCGAACAACACGGGCTGCTGCGGCGATTACGGTTTAGGCGGGGAAGGTTCGCCGAACGTTCGATTGGGCAAGGCCCGTTGGTCGAAAGGAACCGCACCGGAGTTGTTGAGCTGCGTCGGCGCATCGGAGTAGCTCGGGAGCGTCGAGGCGAAGATCTTCTTCGTCGGGAGTTGCGGCGTGATATCGGCGATCCGTTTCTCGATGCGCGTCTTCGCGAGCCCGCTCAAGACCGGCACGGCGCTGGAATACCAGTAATGCGCCCCGGCGAGCAGTTCCGGCTTTTGCGCCAGCTTGGCGGTTTGCGCCGCGTCCCACCAAGCGTCGCCGGCCGCACCTTGCGCGCTCAAGTCGTCGAGGGCTTTGAGGCTCTTCGCCGCGAGTTCGACGAACGTCGGATCGCCCGACTTCGCGAACAACGGAAACGCTCTCGGCCAATCTTCGGCCGAGAGGGCCAGATAGCGGGCGATCGTGAGGTTGGCTTCGGCGTCGTCGGGAGTCGTCTTCAACTTCTCGGCCATCGCGACGAGTGTCGGCCAATCCTTCTGGCGGGCGGCCAAGGCGGCGTTGCGCTCGACGAGCAGCTTGACCACCGCCGCGGAATTCGCCAAGCGGCGCGAAGTCGCGAGTGCGAATTCGCCGTAGCGCTTCGCTTCGTCGAACTGGGCATCGACGGTCGCTTGGTCGACGAGCTTGTTCGCTTCTTTAGCCAACTGAGATACCGTGGCGGATTCGATGCGCGGACGCTTGAGTAGCGCGTTCCAGGCATCGAGCCGCGTCGACACCGGATCGAGTTCGTACTCTTCGAGCTGAATCCGCAGCGCGTCGTTGAGCGATTCGAGCACTCCGGCGTCGGTCGCCAGCGTGCGAGCCTCGCCGAGCAAGACGTAGCGCGACGTCGGATCGTCGTTGGTTTGCCGTGCTTGGTCGATGAGCTTCGTCGCGAGCGCTCCCTTTTGTTCCGAAGTCTTCGCCGCGGCATAGTCGTCGACGAAGATCTCTTTAATCGACTTCAATGCGGTTTGTTGCGCAGCGGCATCAGGAGCCGGCTTCCGATCTTTCGACACGCTCGGCGGTGGGGCGAAACTCGGGATCGCCGATGCAACGGTCGCGCTCGGCGACGACGAATTCGGCGCCGCCGGGCTCGACGCCGGCCCAGCATATTCCTGTGCCGGTGGCGGCGTGCGACGTTGCGCCGGCGGGGAGCCGGACTTCGTGCGGATCGTGATGTTGCAGCCCGGAAGCTTCGTGCGCAATTTCGCGACGCCCGCGTCGGTGACGTAGGTGTCGATCAATTCGAGCCGCGTGAGCTTCGTCAGGCCTTCCAGGTGGATCAGGCCGGCGTCGGAAATGTCCGTTTCGCCGAGGTTGAGATTCTCCATTTCCTTAAGATCGCGCAGAAGCATGAGGTCGCGATCGAGAAGAAAGGTACGCCATAGATTCAGATATCTCAGCTTCGTTTTCGCTCGAACGGAATTGATGTCGGAAATTCGCGAGCCGCCGCCGACGTGAAGCGTGTGGAGGTTTTCGAGCGGCGCGATCCAAGAGATATCGGAAAGCTGAGATCGAACCGCTTCGAAACTTTCGACTTGCTTCATCTGCGCGAGATACGGCACAGCCGAATCGTCGAGCGATTTGTCGCCGAAACGAAGCGTCGTCAGTTTCGGACAGTTGATCAGATGACGAATGCCGGGGCCGCGCACGTTCGTGCCGGTCAGATGCAGCCAGTTGAGGTTCTGTAGGCCGGCGAGATGAACCAAGCCTTCGTCGGTGATGCTCGTGCCGAGCAAGTCGAGGTGCCGCAACTCCGGCATGCTCCGCAGAGGAATCAGATCTTGATCGGCCACCGCGGCGACTTGGTAGAAGCTGACTTGAACGACATGAAACGGCTCGGTCGGCAGGGATGCGGCCGCAGTGATCTCCGGCGTCTCGCGACCATTGACTGAAACCTTGATCTTCCCTTGCTTCGCGAGCACGGCGATCGCCGCGGCCCGTTCGGCTTCCGGCGTGGCGGCCGCCGGCGAGCTTGGGGCGACCGGAGACACCGCCGGTGTCGAGGCGACGGTGACGGTTGCGGTCGGCGTGGTTGGTGTCGAAGCCACGACCGCCGGCGGCGTGGTGCGCGTCGCAGGGACTCGCGCGTTGCTCGTCAGGCGGACTTGCGCGGCTTCGTTGGTGCCGCCGTCGCGCGGGCCGATCACGAGACCGGCATGGGCGACCGGAACCGATTCCGGGCACATCGCATCTTCGAACGGCGGCTTCATCAACAGCTGCGGCGTCGGAACGACTTGGCCGTAGAACACCACTTTGTCGTCGAACAAGAGTTGATAGTTGCCTTGATTATCGACGCGACTCGTCACGGCGTAGGTAATGTTTTCCTTGAGTGGAAACACCGTTGCGGTGTCGGCCGTCGTCGCCATCGGGAACTTCTTCATGAGCCCGTAGACGGAAGTGCCTCCGTTCGGATTCCAAGGCCCACCCGGCGCCATGTCGGCCCCTTCCGGCATCACGGTGATGCGGAAGTGACCACCGGCGAACGGATGGATCATGATCACACCATGCGCGCTCAGCGACCAAGTGTAGTTGAACTTCCAACAGGTTCCGGCGGTTCGCCAATCGGACGGAGCCGGCACGATGATGCCGTTGGCACCGCTGCGACCGTTCCCCCGAGGAGCATCGAACGCAATGCCGCCGGCGATGAGTCCGACGGGCTTCGTTCTAGCGACGAGCTTCTCGCAGACGACGGAAAGATTTTGCGCCGCGGCAGGTGTGGTGGCCGAGGGGATCGTCGCGGGATTTGTCGCGGGCACCGGCGCTGCGGCGATCGACATGACCGGTGTCGGGGGTACACGACGTTGCGACGGTCGGGTTCCGGCCTTCGTCTTGACGCTCACTTGGCAGCCCGGCAGTTTCGCGCGCAGCCGTGCCGCTCCTTCGTTCGTAACGTAGGTGTCGGAGACTTCGAGGTGCTTGAGGTTCGTCAACCCTTCGAGGAAAGGGAGCCCGGCATCGCTGACATCGGAGCGGCTCAGAATAAGATGTTCGAGCTTCGAGAGGCTGCCGAAGAATTTCAGGTCGGCGTCGATCACGTACGACTCTTTGAGCTCGAGGATTCGCAAGTCCTTCAAGTTCGTGATCGGCGAGAAGTCCGTCTGGAGCGCGTAGTTGAGAATAAGGTGATCGAGCTTCGTCATCGAGGCGATGAAGGCCGAGTCGGAGACTTGCGTTCGCCAGAGAGAAAAGTGCTTTAGGTTGGTAAAGCGGCGCAGCTGTGTGCCCGCGGAGTTGTCGATGGATTGACTGCCGAAACCGAGCGTCTCCAGACTCGGCAGATCGACGAGATAGGTGAGCCCC is from Planctomycetia bacterium and encodes:
- a CDS encoding protein kinase — encoded protein: MNQTEFAEFVTTGGLVSADELTVVEKAHPELDKSDAQSLAKLLVQQGKLTKYQAAAIYQGKGKSLVYGDYLVLDRIGAGGMGQVFKVRHRRMDRIVALKVMSQAAIKNADSVRRFDREVRAAAKLTHPNIVHAYDAGVQDGAHYLVIEYVEGNDLSALLRQQQKFPVKQACGFIEQAAHGFAEAHSKGIVHRDVKPGNLLVNKAGVVKVLDMGLARFDDEGIGGAMKEGELTQSGSVMGTVEYMAPEQALDTRHADAKSDVYGLGCTLFRVVTGEPVYAGRTLVEKILAHREQPIPTIRKFRPDAPPALDLLVARMLAKSPTDRPTMQEVADGLATIDFTQSKSGALDIPLAPISTGLPTPTDPTPTGGYAVTQTAHAPLPNVAGPMVRPRTAGAAPPKKKSNMPLLAAAGAGALLLFGGIWIFVKDKDGNNVATIQVPEGGTVQMVSGGAPPAIAPAPVAIPSATPAATQPTASMFTTPSVAVTPTTPTTPNIGVDPADPSVVYVDPARERRAALKIRELGGMFTIATPDVPNLLVKPTDEIPSYPFAVTGIGLNNRKPTDKDMEAFVGCGMVREMTLYTGQLTDAGLQTIAKFPLVDSLQAAGGDQQFTDAGLQVLATMPRLRSLDINGTKITAAGAEALHKKLPQVAIQYPGGTLPGQPIPRAALKVAFRASSEPAVATGSPALGAEQIKITSAASFTPRRVDELFATGPVPDVVKNLSALALVNVPSAADINNGKVEFVVQRDGPLYMGASYAYDGNPSGGDWPSQVTDEAKLKAQGWRPVGSGAIRQQMTVPVQKPVDFPHTIYVRDCKAGETFSIRTRKYNPPVFFVGASAASGIASSPSTPAAPAAIDYALEREVAIALISRGGRVQVKAPGIAVKDIITVDALPTEPFQILEYNCYGSKGVGDQDLPKIRRLSALETLGLGPSQVTDQGLIALQGMPTLKKLNLGTTNVIGSGLTYLVDLPSLETLGFGSQSIDNSAGTQLRRFTNLKHFSLWRTQVSDSAFIASMTKLDHLILNYALQTDFSPITNLKDLRILELKESYVIDADLKFFGSLSKLEHLILSRSDVSDAGLPFLEGLTNLKHLEVSDTYVTNEGAARLRAKLPGCQVSVKTKAGTRPSQRRVPPTPVMSIAAAPVPATNPATIPSATTPAAAQNLSVVCEKLVARTKPVGLIAGGIAFDAPRGNGRSGANGIIVPAPSDWRTAGTCWKFNYTWSLSAHGVIMIHPFAGGHFRITVMPEGADMAPGGPWNPNGGTSVYGLMKKFPMATTADTATVFPLKENITYAVTSRVDNQGNYQLLFDDKVVFYGQVVPTPQLLMKPPFEDAMCPESVPVAHAGLVIGPRDGGTNEAAQVRLTSNARVPATRTTPPAVVASTPTTPTATVTVASTPAVSPVAPSSPAAATPEAERAAAIAVLAKQGKIKVSVNGRETPEITAAASLPTEPFHVVQVSFYQVAAVADQDLIPLRSMPELRHLDLLGTSITDEGLVHLAGLQNLNWLHLTGTNVRGPGIRHLINCPKLTTLRFGDKSLDDSAVPYLAQMKQVESFEAVRSQLSDISWIAPLENLHTLHVGGGSRISDINSVRAKTKLRYLNLWRTFLLDRDLMLLRDLKEMENLNLGETDISDAGLIHLEGLTKLTRLELIDTYVTDAGVAKLRTKLPGCNITIRTKSGSPPAQRRTPPPAQEYAGPASSPAAPNSSSPSATVASAIPSFAPPPSVSKDRKPAPDAAAQQTALKSIKEIFVDDYAAAKTSEQKGALATKLIDQARQTNDDPTSRYVLLGEARTLATDAGVLESLNDALRIQLEEYELDPVSTRLDAWNALLKRPRIESATVSQLAKEANKLVDQATVDAQFDEAKRYGEFALATSRRLANSAAVVKLLVERNAALAARQKDWPTLVAMAEKLKTTPDDAEANLTIARYLALSAEDWPRAFPLFAKSGDPTFVELAAKSLKALDDLSAQGAAGDAWWDAAQTAKLAQKPELLAGAHYWYSSAVPVLSGLAKTRIEKRIADITPQLPTKKIFASTLPSYSDAPTQLNNSGAVPFDQRALPNRTFGEPSPPKP